From the genome of Haloarcula limicola, one region includes:
- the pyrF gene encoding orotidine-5'-phosphate decarboxylase → MQFFDRLRDRIAAADSVVSVGLDPDPDRLPESVRDADLPRWQFNRRIIDATHEHAACYKPNAAFYEDPDGWRALRETIAYAHGKDVPVLLDAKRGDIGNTARQYATILDDDHGPAADAITVNPYLGRDSLEPFLQREEKGVFVLGRTSNPGGADLQDLELASGEKLYERVVHLADLWNDDGNVGLVVGATAPEELEEIRELVPDIPFLVPGVGAQGGDSEAAVEYGLADGVGLVNSSRGIIFAGEDAADRGAPEKFFEAAGQSAKQLKAQLNQFR, encoded by the coding sequence ATGCAGTTCTTCGACCGTCTCCGCGATCGCATCGCGGCCGCCGACTCCGTCGTCTCCGTGGGACTGGACCCCGACCCCGACCGCCTCCCGGAGAGCGTGCGAGACGCGGATCTCCCGCGCTGGCAGTTCAACCGCCGCATCATCGACGCGACCCACGAGCACGCCGCCTGTTATAAGCCCAACGCCGCGTTCTACGAGGACCCCGACGGCTGGCGCGCGCTCCGAGAGACCATCGCCTACGCTCACGGGAAGGACGTGCCGGTCCTGCTGGACGCCAAGCGCGGCGACATCGGCAACACGGCCCGGCAGTACGCGACGATTCTGGACGACGACCACGGTCCCGCCGCGGACGCCATCACCGTCAATCCCTACCTCGGCCGCGACTCGCTGGAACCGTTCCTCCAGCGCGAGGAGAAGGGCGTCTTCGTCCTCGGCCGCACCTCGAACCCCGGCGGGGCCGACCTACAGGATCTCGAACTCGCCTCCGGCGAGAAACTGTACGAGCGCGTCGTCCACCTCGCGGACCTCTGGAACGACGACGGCAACGTCGGCCTCGTCGTCGGCGCGACCGCGCCCGAAGAGCTCGAAGAGATCCGCGAACTCGTCCCCGACATCCCGTTTCTGGTCCCCGGCGTCGGCGCGCAGGGCGGGGACAGCGAGGCCGCCGTCGAGTACGGCCTCGCCGACGGCGTCGGCCTCGTCAACTCCTCGCGCGGCATCATCTTCGCCGGCGAGGACGCGGCGGACCGCGGGGCTCCCGAGAAGTTCTTCGAGGCCGCCGGTCAGTCGGCGAAGCAGCTCAAGGCCCAACTGAACCAGTTCCGCTGA
- a CDS encoding J domain-containing protein — protein MQYDRLITGVAAVFAVLTGMLTVVGVLVNPAVLFLALMFGASAYFMYYHASGKLAADVYERVERRAAHGAQGQRGARRGGFGAGPREDWEGPRGGQRVREAARRARQAREQQRRRQQGRRRQRGRQQRRGGQGQRIQQSSGPSPSEAYARLDLDASADQGAVKEAYREKVKEVHPDTDTGSEAEFKRVKAAYETLTD, from the coding sequence GTGCAGTACGACCGTCTCATCACGGGGGTCGCCGCGGTGTTCGCCGTCTTGACAGGCATGCTCACCGTGGTCGGGGTGTTGGTGAACCCGGCGGTCCTCTTCCTGGCCCTGATGTTCGGCGCGTCGGCGTATTTCATGTACTACCACGCCAGCGGCAAGTTGGCGGCGGACGTCTACGAGCGAGTCGAGCGGCGGGCCGCCCACGGGGCCCAGGGCCAGCGCGGCGCGCGCCGCGGCGGATTCGGTGCCGGACCGCGAGAGGACTGGGAGGGTCCCCGAGGCGGACAGCGAGTCCGCGAGGCCGCCCGGCGGGCGCGGCAGGCCAGAGAGCAGCAACGACGCCGACAGCAGGGCCGTCGACGGCAGCGGGGGCGACAACAGCGACGCGGCGGACAGGGACAGCGCATCCAGCAATCCAGCGGCCCGAGCCCCAGCGAGGCGTACGCGCGGCTCGACTTGGACGCGAGCGCCGATCAGGGCGCGGTCAAGGAGGCCTATCGCGAGAAGGTCAAGGAGGTCCATCCGGACACCGACACCGGTAGCGAAGCGGAGTTCAAGCGGGTGAAAGCCGCCTACGAGACCTTGACCGACTGA
- a CDS encoding DUF2240 family protein, with translation MSLKTAVAAPFRQRGTDRMAESEFVVALSLDRSWFSPDQAKTLVDVAASEGLVERTDDALVVGFDAAAVDVPEGFAPSEDVLRSRSTFERILDTVVESGVEKQDAVAGINSLQSELGVTLEAAAVVYARGEGVAVEEIAADAREEL, from the coding sequence ATGAGTCTGAAGACGGCCGTGGCCGCGCCGTTCCGCCAGCGCGGCACCGACCGGATGGCCGAGAGCGAGTTCGTCGTCGCCCTCTCCCTGGATCGGAGCTGGTTCTCGCCGGACCAGGCGAAGACGCTCGTCGACGTCGCCGCCAGCGAGGGCCTCGTCGAGCGGACGGACGACGCCCTCGTCGTCGGGTTCGACGCGGCGGCGGTCGACGTCCCCGAGGGGTTCGCGCCGAGCGAGGACGTCCTCCGTTCCCGGTCGACGTTCGAGCGGATTCTGGATACCGTCGTCGAGAGCGGCGTCGAGAAGCAGGACGCCGTCGCCGGCATCAACTCGCTGCAGTCCGAGCTCGGCGTGACCTTGGAGGCCGCGGCGGTCGTCTACGCCCGCGGCGAGGGCGTCGCCGTCGAGGAGATCGCGGCCGACGCGCGGGAGGAACTCTGA